The Astyanax mexicanus isolate ESR-SI-001 chromosome 24, AstMex3_surface, whole genome shotgun sequence genome has a segment encoding these proteins:
- the wnt4 gene encoding protein Wnt-4a isoform X1: MSSEHLLKSLLMLFLALFSANASNWLFLAKLSSVGSISDEETCEKLRGLIQRQVQICKRNVEVMDAVRRGAQLAIDECQYQFRNRRWNCSTLETVPVFGKVVTQGTREAAFVYAISAASVAFAVTRACSSGELEKCGCDRNVHGVSPDGFQWSGCSDNIAYGVAFSQSFVDIRERGKGQSSNRALMNLHNNEAGRKAILNHMRVECKCHGVSGSCEVKTCWKAMPPFRKVGNVIKEKFDGATEVEQRKIGTTKVLVPRNSQFKPHTDEDLVYLDPSPDFCDHDPRTPGMLGTVGRYCNKTSKAIDGCELMCCGRGFHTEEVEVVDRCSCKFHWCCYVKCKQCRKMVEMHTCR; the protein is encoded by the exons GTTCCTGGCTAAGTTGTCGTCTGTGGGAAGCATCTCAGATGAAGAGACGTGTGAGAAGCTGCGAGGGCTGATCCAGAGGCAGGTGCAGATATGCAAGCGCAACGTGGAGGTGATGGACGCGGTCCGTAGAGGAGCACAGTTAGCCATCGACGAGTGCCAGTACCAGTTTCGCAACCGACGCTGGAACTGTTCCACACTGGAGACCGTCCCTGTCTTTGGGAAGGTGGTCACCCAAG GCACCAGGGAGGCCGCCTTCGTGTATGCGATCTCTGCTGCAAGCGTGGCCTTCGCCGTGACCAGGGCCTGTAGCAGTGGGGAGCTGGAGAAGTGTGGCTGCGACCGCAACGTGCACGGCGTAAGCCCAGATG GCTTCCAGTGGTCAGGGTGCTCTGATAACATCGCCTATGGAGTCGCCTTCTCCCAGTCGTTCGTGGACATCAGGGAGCGAGGCAAAGGGCAGTCGTCCAACAGAGCCCTTATGAATCTCCATAATAATGAGGCGGGGAGGAAG GCCATTCTGAACCACATGCGAGTGGAGTGTAAATGCCACGGTGTCTCAGGCTCCTGCGAGGTGAAGACCTGCTGGAAGGCGATGCCGCCGTTCCGCAAAGTGGGCAACGTCATCAAGGAGAAATTTGACGGCGCCACGGAAGTGGAACAGCGCAAAATCGGCACCACCAAAGTGCTGGTGCCGCGGAACTCGCAGTTCAAGCCGCACACGGACGAGGACCTGGTCTACCTGGACCCCAGCCCGGACTTCTGCGACCACGACCCCCGGACGCCGGGCATGCTGGGAACGGTGGGCCGCTACTGCAACAAAACCTCCAAGGCCATCGACGGCTGCGAGCTGATGTGCTGCGGCCGCGGCTTCCAcacggaggaggtggaggtggtggacaGATGCAGCTGCAAATTTCACTGGTGCTGCTACGTCAAGTGCAAACAGTGCCGCAAGATGGTGGAAATGCACACGTGCCGGTGA
- the wnt4 gene encoding protein Wnt-4a isoform X2 translates to MDAVRRGAQLAIDECQYQFRNRRWNCSTLETVPVFGKVVTQGTREAAFVYAISAASVAFAVTRACSSGELEKCGCDRNVHGVSPDGFQWSGCSDNIAYGVAFSQSFVDIRERGKGQSSNRALMNLHNNEAGRKAILNHMRVECKCHGVSGSCEVKTCWKAMPPFRKVGNVIKEKFDGATEVEQRKIGTTKVLVPRNSQFKPHTDEDLVYLDPSPDFCDHDPRTPGMLGTVGRYCNKTSKAIDGCELMCCGRGFHTEEVEVVDRCSCKFHWCCYVKCKQCRKMVEMHTCR, encoded by the exons ATGGACGCGGTCCGTAGAGGAGCACAGTTAGCCATCGACGAGTGCCAGTACCAGTTTCGCAACCGACGCTGGAACTGTTCCACACTGGAGACCGTCCCTGTCTTTGGGAAGGTGGTCACCCAAG GCACCAGGGAGGCCGCCTTCGTGTATGCGATCTCTGCTGCAAGCGTGGCCTTCGCCGTGACCAGGGCCTGTAGCAGTGGGGAGCTGGAGAAGTGTGGCTGCGACCGCAACGTGCACGGCGTAAGCCCAGATG GCTTCCAGTGGTCAGGGTGCTCTGATAACATCGCCTATGGAGTCGCCTTCTCCCAGTCGTTCGTGGACATCAGGGAGCGAGGCAAAGGGCAGTCGTCCAACAGAGCCCTTATGAATCTCCATAATAATGAGGCGGGGAGGAAG GCCATTCTGAACCACATGCGAGTGGAGTGTAAATGCCACGGTGTCTCAGGCTCCTGCGAGGTGAAGACCTGCTGGAAGGCGATGCCGCCGTTCCGCAAAGTGGGCAACGTCATCAAGGAGAAATTTGACGGCGCCACGGAAGTGGAACAGCGCAAAATCGGCACCACCAAAGTGCTGGTGCCGCGGAACTCGCAGTTCAAGCCGCACACGGACGAGGACCTGGTCTACCTGGACCCCAGCCCGGACTTCTGCGACCACGACCCCCGGACGCCGGGCATGCTGGGAACGGTGGGCCGCTACTGCAACAAAACCTCCAAGGCCATCGACGGCTGCGAGCTGATGTGCTGCGGCCGCGGCTTCCAcacggaggaggtggaggtggtggacaGATGCAGCTGCAAATTTCACTGGTGCTGCTACGTCAAGTGCAAACAGTGCCGCAAGATGGTGGAAATGCACACGTGCCGGTGA